One Terriglobales bacterium genomic window, CACCGAGAGCGAGCGCGGCAGGTCGCGGAAGAGCCGCGAGCCGTCCTGGAACTCGACCTCGGCGTGGCCATACTCACGCTTGCTGGCGGCTTCCACCTTCCCGCCCAGCAGGTGGGCCATGAGCTGCTGCCCGTAGCAGATGCCCAGCACCGGGACGCCCAGCGCGAAGACTCTCTGGTCGGTGGTAGGCGCGTCCTGGTCATAGACCGACGAGGGCCCGCCCGAGAGCACGATGCCCGCGGGTGCGTAGCTGCGGATCTCATCCAAGGAGGAGGTGCACGGCAGCACCACCGAGAAGACCTTTTGTTCGCGGATACGGCGCGCGATGAGCTGCGAATACTGCGCGCCAAAATCGAGGACGACGATGGATTGGTGTTCCACGGTCTACTTTCTCAGAATCCTGGGGCGAAAGCAAGACGGAGCATTCAGCACTCAGCCGTCAGCGTTCAGCCATCACAGCGTTGGGGCGACGCCCGGAGGCTCGCTGGGAGGCGCAACTGGCTCTGGCTGAATGCCGAGTGCTGAATGCTGAGTGCTCGCCTCCTCCTGCCGGTCCCGCTCCGCGATCTCGATGTACGCCGCCAGCCGCGCCACATAGCAGAAATCGGCGATCACGAAGTACACCAGCGTGAGCAACACGATGATGGCCACCACCACCCACCCTGGGACCTCGCCGATCAGGTACAGCGGCGGGATGGAGACCACTGTCAGCACGCCCATGAAGAAGAGCCTCAGGAAGCTGTTCAGCAAGCCGACTCCCCAGAATTCGCGGCGGTGACGGCGGACCAGCGCCCAGGCCTCGCCGAGCGCGCCGAAGGCGTCGCGGCGGTCGCGCACCACCAGTACCGGCGACAGCGAGAGGTACCAGTTCACCGAGCCCCAGGCCAGCGCCACCACCGCGACCAGGCCCAGGAAGACCAGACCGAAGGCCAGCAGGTGGGTGGCCGCTTCTTGGGGAGTAGGGTTCTCGCCCGGCGCGGTGATGTGGGCAGCCACGATGGAGGCGCCCATGTAGCCGAGGATGGCTGCCAGGGCCGCGGCGGCGCGCAGGAAGTGCACGCCTAGCAGCGTCCGCATCGGCGGCTTGTCGGCCTGCGGCAGCAGCGCTTTGAGGACGGCGGCGCTGCCCACCGAGGCGGTCACGACCCACATCAGCGCGATAGCGGGCACCGCCACGGCGGCCAGGCGCGCCAGGATCGCGGCCGACCCTTCCAGCATGCGGTTGATGGCGTCGGCCACCAGCACCGGCACGTTGCTCTTCAACTCCACCAAGTCGGCGTTGGTGACGGTGATGCTCTGCAGGTAGGCGCGGGCGCAGAGCGCCAGCACCGCCGTCGAAGCCAGGCCCCAGCTCCAGCGCCAAGCGACCTCGGCCAGCACCAGGGCGGGCTGGCGCCACACGGTCCGGAAGCCAACGCGGCTGGGAGAAGAAGTGGCCATGCCGGGGTTAGGATACCGAGAATCCGCCGGAAAGCGAACCGGGAAAAAGCAGGTCTTCCGCCCGCCGCAAGACTTCGCTTGCCTCCCGCCCGCTCCTCTGATGAGATTCCAGAACACACGTGCGCCGCAACCTGATCCTCGTCTATCTGGCCACCTTCCTGCGCTCGCTGGGTGTCGGCCTGCTGAGCGTGGTGCTGGGCGTGTACCTGGCGCGCATCGGCTTCTCCGCCACCAAGGTGGGTGTGACCGTGGCCTACGGCCTGGCGGGCGGGATCCTCGCCACCCTGCTGGTCACCTACCGCGCCGACCGCCTGGGCCGCCGCCGCACTCTCGTCCTGCTGGCGCTGCTCTCCGCCGTGGGAGGCCTGGGGCTTGCCTTCCTCAAGACGGTGCCCGAGATCTTCGCCATCGCCTTCCTGGGGATGGTGAACGGGACGGGCAGCGACCGCGGACCTGCCTACGCCCTGGAGCAGGCGACCGTCCCCAGCACCGTTCCCACCGAGCGCCGCACTTCCGCGCTGGCCTGGTACAGCCTGCTGCTCGACACCGGCCACGCCCTGGGCGCGCTCGCCGGAGGCCTGCCCATCCTGCTCGGCCATCGCCTGGGGATGGATCTGGCGGCCGCCTACCGCATCACCTTCCTCGCTTACCTGGCGCTCAACGCGCTGTGCGCGCCACTCTACCTGCTGCTCTCGCGGGAGGCCGAGGTCACTGCCGCGCCGGAGACTCCACCCGCCGCCCTGACCGTTACACCGGAGACGAAGAAGGTGGTGGGCCGGCTGGCGCGCCTGTTCGCGCTCGACGCCCTGGGCGGCGGCTTTCTCATCGACGCCCTGGTCTCTTACTGGTTCTTCCGCCGCTTCGGGCTCTCGGAGGAGCAGTTGGGCGTGCTCTTCTTCGTGGTGCACATCCTGAACGCGCTCTCCTACCTGGTGGCGGCGCGGCTGGCCCGCCGCATCGGCCTGCTCAACACCATGGTCTTCACCCACATCCCCTCCAGCCTCTTCCTGATCGCGGTTCCCTTCGCGCCCACCGCCGGCTGGGCCATGGGACTCTTCCTGGCGCGCGAGGCGCTGGTAGAGATGGACGTGCCCACCCGCCAGTCCTACGTGATGGCGGTAGTCGAGCCCCAGGAGCGCACCTACGCCAGCGGCATCACCAACCTCACCCGCAACGCGGCCTGGGCGGTGGGCTCCTCCTTCGCCGGCGTGGTCATGCAGTACCTCGCCCTGGCCGCGCCCCTGGTGCTTGGGGGAAGCGTGAAGATCCTCTACGACGGGCTGCTCTATCGCGCCTTCTGCCATCTCAAGCCGCCGGAGGAGCGTTCGGCGTAATCGCCGTCCCGCGCTATAATTCCGCCACCTCATGGCACTCTCACCCGGGACCAAGTTAGGCCCTTACGAGATCCTCTCCGCCGCCGGCGCGGGGGGAATGGGTGAGGTCTACCGCGCCCGCGACACCCGGCTGGAGCGCACCGTCGCCATCAAGGTCCTGCCCGAACAGTTCTCGCAGAACCCCGACCTGAAGCAGCGCTTCGACCGCGAGGCGAAGGCTATCTCCTCGCTGAACCATCCCAACATCTGCACCCTCTACGACGTCGGCCACCAGGACGGCATCGACTACCTGGTGATGGAGTACCTGGAAGGGGAGTCGCTGGCGGCGCGGCTGCTCCGGGGCCCGCTGCCTATCGAGCAAACGCTGAAAACCGGCTGCGAGATCGCCGAGGCGCTGGAAAAGGCGCACCGGCAGGGCATCGTGCACCGCGACCTGAAGCCGGGCAACGTGATGCTGACGAAGAGTGGCGCGAAGCTGCTGGACTTCGGCCTGGCCAAGCCCCAGGGCGCAATGGCAGCGGCTTCGGGCATGACGGGAGCCATCACCCAGACCAGCCCGGTCAGCCCCATCACCCAGCAGGGCCACATCGTCGGCACCTTCCAGTACATGTCGCCGGAGCAGGTGGAGGGCAAGGAGGCGGATGCGCGCTCGGACATCTTCGCGCTGGGGGCGGTGCTCTACGAGATGGCGACGGGCAAGCGCGCCTTCGAGGGCAAGAGCGCGATCTCCGTGGCTTCGGCCATTCTCGAAAAAGAGCCGGAGCCGATCTCCAAGACCCAGCCCCTGACCCCGCCCGCTCTCGAGCACGTGGTCGGGACCTGCCTGGCCAAGGACCCGGAGGAGCGCTTCCAGACGGCGCACGACGTCAAGCTGCAGTTGAAGTGGATCGCCGAGGGAGGCTCCTCGGCGGTGGGCATCCCCCCGCCCGTAGCCGCGCGGCGTCGGCTCTCCCAGCGCGCCGCCTGGGCGGTGGCCGCGGTTGCGGTCGTGGCCGCGGTCCTGCTGGCCGTGGGCTTCGTCCTGCGCGCCCCCCAGCCCGCCGCCGTGCTGCGCGCCAGCCTCGACCTTCCCGCTGGCGCCCGCCTCGACGACCAGAACTCCTCCCTCGCCTTCTCCCCTGACGGGCGTAAGCTGGCCTTCACCGCCCAGAGCGCCGAGGGCAAGCAGCAACTGTGGCTGCGCTCCATGGACAGCCTGACCGCGCAGCCCTTGGCCGGCACCGAGGACGCCACCTATCCTTTCTGGTCGCCGGATGGCGGCTCCATCGGCTTTTTCGCCGAGCACAAACTGAAGAAGATCGACGCCTCCAACGGCACCGTCCAGACCATCTGCGACGCCCCCGACGGCCGCGGCGCCACCTGGAGCCAGCGCGGCGTGATCGTCTTTGCCCCTAACCCCTTTGGCGGACTCTCCCTCGTCCCCGCCTCGGGCGGCGACCCGGCCCCGCTCACTACCACCCCGCAGCAGGACATGTCGCACCGCCTGCCTCACTTCCTCCCCGACGGCCGCCACCTGCTCTACTTTTCGGGCCGCGCCACCACGGGCA contains:
- a CDS encoding protein kinase; the encoded protein is MALSPGTKLGPYEILSAAGAGGMGEVYRARDTRLERTVAIKVLPEQFSQNPDLKQRFDREAKAISSLNHPNICTLYDVGHQDGIDYLVMEYLEGESLAARLLRGPLPIEQTLKTGCEIAEALEKAHRQGIVHRDLKPGNVMLTKSGAKLLDFGLAKPQGAMAAASGMTGAITQTSPVSPITQQGHIVGTFQYMSPEQVEGKEADARSDIFALGAVLYEMATGKRAFEGKSAISVASAILEKEPEPISKTQPLTPPALEHVVGTCLAKDPEERFQTAHDVKLQLKWIAEGGSSAVGIPPPVAARRRLSQRAAWAVAAVAVVAAVLLAVGFVLRAPQPAAVLRASLDLPAGARLDDQNSSLAFSPDGRKLAFTAQSAEGKQQLWLRSMDSLTAQPLAGTEDATYPFWSPDGGSIGFFAEHKLKKIDASNGTVQTICDAPDGRGATWSQRGVIVFAPNPFGGLSLVPASGGDPAPLTTTPQQDMSHRLPHFLPDGRHLLYFSGRATTGKDSAIMSFDLDTRTSALVAHQSSEGFYVPPGYLIFVRENNLMAQPFDAGKLRTTGDPTPIAEHVAFNALRWTGAYAVSSTGRLLYESGGAVVRSQLTWFDLDGKKGGTVGEPARLQNVYLAPGGKRALVEVADGAGNVNLWMYDLARGTASRFTFGAGSFAQAVWSPDGRQVVYLDDAGQLYLKDTSGSAEAQRLTNDRTYRVPTAWSPDRKLLAFMTQTTNGWDIWMMSMEGEHKAYPFLASPANDLSGTFSPDGKWFSYFSDESGRMEMYLVPFPGPGAKRQISTGGANVGGWLNSHQIAYVTLDRKLVLVDVANKGQELEVGEPHVMFGGKPQPALPDPNNGFQTTGYFSPDGKRLLLDVPVEGNASSALTLVTNWTADLKKQ
- a CDS encoding MFS transporter: MRRNLILVYLATFLRSLGVGLLSVVLGVYLARIGFSATKVGVTVAYGLAGGILATLLVTYRADRLGRRRTLVLLALLSAVGGLGLAFLKTVPEIFAIAFLGMVNGTGSDRGPAYALEQATVPSTVPTERRTSALAWYSLLLDTGHALGALAGGLPILLGHRLGMDLAAAYRITFLAYLALNALCAPLYLLLSREAEVTAAPETPPAALTVTPETKKVVGRLARLFALDALGGGFLIDALVSYWFFRRFGLSEEQLGVLFFVVHILNALSYLVAARLARRIGLLNTMVFTHIPSSLFLIAVPFAPTAGWAMGLFLAREALVEMDVPTRQSYVMAVVEPQERTYASGITNLTRNAAWAVGSSFAGVVMQYLALAAPLVLGGSVKILYDGLLYRAFCHLKPPEERSA